A single genomic interval of Ischnura elegans chromosome 3, ioIscEleg1.1, whole genome shotgun sequence harbors:
- the LOC124155911 gene encoding RING finger and transmembrane domain-containing protein 2, which yields MPDENASSSPQMFNIRNNSSRIIFTRLNSDGMMNSRSNNSPSGLSFQVNLCNAIREQMRNYLPRNSSQHEVRYEPSHPARVAEEYFDRHSVITTSYPRPARPQADTNVSVVNPIPQVEEMIGNGQRGDVNGAGSENPINNNPRHENHLPSEAMNSGSNAANSVNSNNESNERSDDGRSTAPSNAQPSSPLSLRTVTVSEVLRQSPETRAFLELVFKYLPFVLILLIKGIYDHRVGILVLSGMLMAFSYGNLMVKREAGKQSRRSVRNLYFVFFNLLVCIFSIYYIFQDQRMHLGLFLIPPYSQPLAMSDLFWLVCVTDFVLKMITVILKGCLVALPASLIAYQKRGKWFHFIETTSQAYRSLCPIQPWLYFLMEAYQGSGKVFGVLLCAAYAVSKVNELVSKVKAWRAALTMVMQDLEVGVRPSAEQLMKAGDQCPICQDSFTSPILLSQGCGRHIFCEACILHWLDRERSCPLCRAKVPTTNHSRRSQRPRDVELGPEEEEDQDEVMPMWRDGHTTHVIQFY from the exons ATGCCAGACGAAAATGCATCTTCATCTCCGCAAATGTTTAATATCAGAAATAATTCCTCCAGAATTATATTCACTCGTTTAAATTCCGACGGAATGATGAATTCAAGGAGTAATAACTCACCTTCAGGACTTTCTTTTCAAGTGAACTTATGCAATGCCATTCGGGAGCAAATGAGGAATTATTTGCCTCGAAACAGTTCCCAG CATGAGGTGAGATACGAACCCTCGCATCCTGCCAGAGTTGCTGAAGAATACTTTGACCGTCATTCCGTAATAACCACTTCGTATCCTAGACCAGCCAGACCTCAGGCAGACACTAATGTCTCCGTTGTTAATCCAATACCACAAGTGGAAGAAATGATAGGCAATGGGCAGAGGGGTGATGTTAATGGTGCCGGGTCGGAGAACCCCATCAATAATAATCCTCGTCATGAAAACCATTTACCTAGTGAGGCAATGAATTCTGGAAGTAATGCTGCTAATAGTGTGAACAGTAATAATGAATCTAACGAAAGAAGTGACGATGGGAGAAGTACAGCTCCTTCGAATGCCCAACCATCGTCACCTCTTAGCTTAAGAACCGTTACTGTGAGTGAAGTTTTAAGGCAAAGCCCGGAAACCAGAGCATTTCTTGAATTGGTATTTAAGTACCTTCCATTTGTTTTAATACTTCTAATCAAGGGAATATATGATCACAGAGTTG GCATTTTGGTGCTATCTGGCATGCTGATGGCATTCAGCTATGGTAATTTGATGGTCAAACGTGAAGCTGGCAAGCAATCCAGAAGGAGTGTCCGAAATTTGTACTTTGTGTTTTTCAACCTGCTAGTCTGTATATTTTCCATATACTACATATTTCAAGATCAGCGGATGCACCTAGG gttatttttgaTCCCGCCTTATAGCCAGCCCTTAGCTATGTCAGATTTATTCTGGCTGGTCTGTGTTACAGACTTCGTTTTGAAGATGATCACTGTCATTTTGAAAGGATGCTTAGTTGCTCTTCCTGCATCACTAATAGCATATCAGAAAAGA GGGAAGTGGTTTCACTTCATTGAAACGACATCACAAGCGTACCGAAGTCTATGCCCAATTCAGCCGTGGTTGTATTTCCTAATGGAAGCATATCAAGGTTCGGGAAAAGTATTTGGGGTGCTTCTCTGTGCCGCATATGCAGTGTCCAAAGTTAATGAGCTCGTGAGCAAAGTCAAAGCTTGGAGAGCAGCTTTAACAATGGTGATGCAAGACTTG GAAGTTGGTGTAAGGCCCTCGGCTGAGCAGCTGATGAAGGCTGGTGATCAGTGTCCTATCTGTCAAGATTCATTTACCTCGCCAATTTTGCTGTCACAAGGCTGTGGCCGTCACATTTTCTGTGAGGCTTGTATTTTACATTGGCTGGACCGAGAGCGGAGCTGTCCTCTCTGTCGGGCTAAAGTTCCCACTACCAATCACTCAAGAAGAAGTCAGCGACCTAGAGATGTTGAGCTTGGtcctgaagaagaagaagaccaAGATGAAGTAATGCCAATGTGGAGGGATGGACATACAACCCATGTAATTCAGTTTTATTGA